Proteins from one Eriocheir sinensis breed Jianghai 21 unplaced genomic scaffold, ASM2467909v1 Scaffold712, whole genome shotgun sequence genomic window:
- the LOC126994066 gene encoding uncharacterized protein LOC126994066 has translation MGAMRSSPVISLHAESGIAPLATHRREVLCHHYHRIRSLPPSHPLSKMYSTSGVDQHAQVWLPGARQPLIVRALLVHHILRLTPPPPQPISPHSPIPPWLDISHMVSLHMPGLPPKPSSSIVAASHFLQMDKSLYHHHLKICTDGSHSPSPPSTASAIYDPGTTICRTWRLPPETDVLTAELYALHQALTHLHTTHSRDKAVVFTDSLSSLHLILSRHPTSSTALAHTIQRALLILTSEGWEITLQWVPSHSGIRGNVIADAAAKLALADVNITPLPLPLSTAKRLISRTCHSTWDDTLHDTLRITSTGQYRTDPSPQPWVRKTSRVLDVALTCLRLGHTRLGAHLHRLRLVPDPHCPWCRTVEDTIEHLLPHCPRHHSQRVLFRHQLRALDVPTFDLLTLLAAAGVHPSRQEAVIRLTCAFLRKTGQLTRL, from the coding sequence ATGGGGGCCATGCGGTCCTCCCCAGTCATCTCCCTCCATGCAGAAAGCGGCATCGCCCCTCTAGCCACCCACAGAAGGGAAGTACtatgccaccactaccaccgcatcAGGAGCTTACcaccttcccaccctctctccaagATGTACAGCACCTCAGGGGTGGATCAGCACGCCCAAGTCTGGCTCCCTGGAGCCCGCCAACCTCTGATAGTAAGGGCACTACTGGTGCATCACATTCTCCgcctcactccaccaccaccacaacctatcAGCCCTCACTCTCCCATCCCGCCCTGGCTGGACATCTCCCACATGGTGTCCCTACACATGCCTGGCCTCCCCCCTAAACCATCCTCCAGCATTGTGGCAGCCTCACATTTTCTCCAAATGGACAAGtccctctatcaccaccacctcaagatCTGCACGGATGGCTCCCACTCCCCATCGCCACCCTCCACGGCATCAgccatttatgaccctggtactACCATCTGCAGGACGTGGCGACTCCCCCCCGAGACGGACGTCCTGACGGCTGAGCTGTACGCCCTGCACCAGGCCCTcacacacctccacaccacccacagcagggACAAGGCTGTCGTTTTCACAGACTCCCTCTCATCActccacctcatcctctcccGCCACCCAACATCCTCAACGGCCCTAGCCCACACCATCCAGCGAGCTCTTCTCATCCTAACATCTGAGGGGTGGGAGATCACCCTGCAGTGGGTGCCCTCACACTCAGGCATAAGGGGCAATGTCATAGCAGACGCCGCCGCCAAGTTGGCCCTGGCGGACGTAAACATCACGCCGCTCCCCTTGCCACTCTCCACGGCCAAACGCCTTATCTCCCGCACCTGCCACTCTACATGGGACGACACACTCCATGACACCCTCCGCATCACCTCCACGGGCCAATACCGCACCGACCCCtccccacagccgtgggtgaggaaaacgtcccgcgtcctagacgtggccttgacatgcctccgcctgggccacacacgcctcggcgctcacctccaccgcctgcgcctcgtccccgaccctcactgcccctggtgcaggaccgtcgaggacaccattgagcacctTCTGCcgcactgcccacgccaccactcccagcgagtgctgttcagacaccaactccgcgccctggacgtgcccaccttcgACCTGctcacgctgctggcggcggcaggagtCCACCCATCACGacaggaagctgtcatccgcctcacctgcgccttcctcaggaagacggggcagctgacgcgcctgtga